The following proteins are encoded in a genomic region of Neomonachus schauinslandi chromosome 7, ASM220157v2, whole genome shotgun sequence:
- the MARCHF3 gene encoding E3 ubiquitin-protein ligase MARCHF3 isoform X2, translating into MTTSRCSHLPEVLPDCTSSAAPVVKTVEDCGSLVTGQPQYVMQVSAKDGQLLSTVVRTLATQSPFNDRPMCRICHEGSSQEDLLSPCECTGTLGTIHRSCLEHWLSSSNTSYCELCHFRFAVERKPRPLVEWLRNPGPQHEKRTLFGDMVCFLFITPLATISGWLCLRGAVDHLHFSSRLEAVGLIALTVALFTIYLFWTLPACSVQPEIGELGRFWEDEALAPSVGLDHTITSGEKGQNKK; encoded by the exons ATGACAACCAGCCGCTGCAGTCACCTGCCTGAAGTGTTGCCAGACTGCACCAGCTCGGCTGCGCCCGTGGTGAAGACCGTGGAGGACTGTGGCAGCCTAGTGACTGGGCAGCCGCAGTATGTCATGCAAGTTTCGGCCAAGGACGGGCAGCTGCTATCAACGGTGGTGCGGACTCTCGCCACCCAGAG CCCCTTCAATGACCGGCCGATGTGCAGGATCTGCCATGAGGGCAGCAGCCAAGAGGACTTGCTCTCCCCCTGCGAATGCACGGGGACCTTGGGGACAATTCATCGGAGCTGCCTGGAGCACTGGCTGTCGTCCTCAAACACCAGCTACTGTGAACTCTGCCACTTCAGGTTTGCAGTCGAGCGCAAACCCAGGCCGTTAGTGGAG TGGCTCCGAAACCCGGGCCCCCAGCATGAGAAGCGGACCCTGTTCGGAGACATGGTGTGCTTCTTGTTCATTACGCCGCTGGCCACCATCTCGGGCTGGCTCTGCCTGCGGGGCGCCGTGGACCACCTGCACTTTAGTAGTCGGCTGGAGGCCGTCGGACTGATTGCACTCACTGTGGCACTCTTCACTATTTACCTCTTTTGGACACTA CCCGCCTGCTCGGTGCAGCCGGAGATCGGGGAGCTGGGCCGTTTCTGGGAAGACGAGGCCCTGGCCCCATCAGTAGGCCTCGATCACACCATAACCTCCGGAGAGAAAGGGCAGAATAAAAAATAG